The Mercurialis annua linkage group LG8, ddMerAnnu1.2, whole genome shotgun sequence genome window below encodes:
- the LOC126660240 gene encoding uncharacterized protein YKR070W-like codes for MRLLQKTSSLSTPLLLFQSQVLRSFCHFQSNQQLQQNKITRSCSSFGIAFDIDGVILRGHVPIGGSAQALKRLYGYDGSLEVPFLFLTNGGGIPESRRAMELSEILGVKILPSQILQGHSPFKNLLKRYENQLIIATGKGEPALVMSEYGFKNVLSLEEYASLFDNIDPVAQYKKWSAPSANTTTRRNVSSEIVKAVFVVSDPVDWGRDIQVLCDVLRSGGLPGQDNGHQPHLYFAADDLEYQAAFASQRLGLGAFRIALESIFNRIHHNALDYTTFGKPNPFVFNNAEAVLSQLQKSCRSEPNFKKCGGPESPPLKTLYMIGDNPLVDIKGAQQAGHPWFSILTRTGVFRGEHNHAEFPADLVVDTVEEAVDYILQRECIS; via the exons ATGAGATTGTTACAGAAAACATCATCATTATCAACCCCATTACTGCTCTTTCAATCTCAAGTTCTTCGTTCTTTCTGCCATTTTCAGTCAAATCAGCAGCTGcagcaaaataaaattactag gTCTTGTAGTTCCTTTGGAATTGCGTTTGACATTGACGGAGTAATTCTTCGCGGCCATGTCCCCATTGGTGGCTCTGCTCAAGCTTTGAAGAGATTGTATGGATACGATG GGTCTTTGGAAGTTCCCTTTCTGTTCTTGACGAATG GAGGTGGCATTCCAGAATCGAGACGAGCCATGGAGTTGAGTGAAATTCTAGGTGTAAAGATTTTACCTTCTCAG ATTTTACAAGGTCACTCACCCTTCAAAAATCTGTTGAAGAG ATATGAGAATCAACTCATTATTGCCACCGGAAAAGGGGAACCTGCTTTAGTAATGTCAGAGTACGGTTTCAA AAACGTTCTTTCATTAGAAGAGTATGCCTCTCTATTCGACAATATCGATCCTGTAGCTCAGTACAAGAAATGGAGTGCTCCCTCTGCAAACACGACAACAAGACGCAATGTTTCTTCTGAAATAGTTAAAGCAGTATTTGTTGTCAGTGATCCTGTAGATTGGGGCAGGGACATTCAG GTTCTGTGTGATGTTTTGAGATCTGGAGGCCTTCCTGGACAGGACAACGGTCACCAGCCTCATCTGTATTTTGCTGCTGATGATCTTGAATATCAG GCTGCATTTGCTTCTCAACGTCTTGGACTGGGTGCTTTCAGAATTGCATTGGAGAGCATCTTCAACAG GATTCACCATAATGCTCTAGACTACACAACTTTTGGGAAACCAAATCCATTTGTATTCAACAATGCTGAAGCTGTGTTAAGCCAGCTTCAAAAGTCCTGTCGATCCGAACCTAATTTCAAGAAATGCGGAGGCCCTGAATCCCCTCCTTTGAAAACCCTTTATATGATCGGCGATAATCCTTTAGTCGATATCAAAGGTGCACAACAG GCAGGCCATCCTTGGTTTTCCATCTTGACACGAACCGGCGTTTTCCGAGGGGAACATAACCATGCAGAGTTTCCTGCAGATCTG GTGGTTGATACTGTTGAAGAGGCAGTTGATTATATTCTGCAAAGGGAGTGCATTTCTTAG